GCGCCGCCGGTGGCATCCTGCATCGCTTGCAACCCTTCTGAAGTGTAAACGTGCTGTAGGATTGCATAGATGATTTCGGCCGGTATATCTTTGTGAGCGATAAGCAATGTTGGCATTAACAGCGTGTTCACTGGTGCGACTTTGCCGCCGTATGCTCCCTCTGGCAGTGTGCCAGATAGATAGAACGGATACTGTTCGTAGAACCCGGATGCTTGTGCGGGCGCGTCCATGTCAAGCATTCTAATTTCGTTGGTTGCAGCAAGTTGCGCCATTGCATCGTTTGGCACACTGACTAACATTTGAAAAGCGTCTGCTTCTCCAGTCTGGAGTGCTGCTGCTCCCTCGTTGCTGCTTTTATACACCGGTATAATTTGGTCCCAGATGCCAACCGATTTCGCCAAACGTTCCATCGTTTGCGCCGACCCGGATCCCATTCTGCCATTTGCTATTTTTTTGCCAACCAAGTCTTCAAACTGATGGATATCGCTATTTGCAAGCACAGTTGTTTGGGCATAGGCGATATAGAGCAAAGTCACTGCTCGTATATTGGTTTTGGCCCCTTCTTCAGCGAACACTTCCTGTCCGTGGTAACCCAAATGACTTTCTGAAGCAAAGGCAACGCCGAAGGCAGCCGAATTTTCATTAACGCGTCGCGTGTTTTCAACGGAGCCTGGTGAAGTTTCAACACTTATTTCCAACTGAGGTTCACGCTGTGTCACGATGTCCCTGACTGCAGTTGCAAACGGCGAGAAACTTCCGCCGAGGGATCCACCTAAAATTGTAAGTGCTGTTGTCTGGGAGGCATCCTGTGTATCCGTTGTCATGAGAGGTTTCTGAATCCTCTCGCAGCTACTAAAGGCGATAACGAGCAACAGAGCGATAGTTCCCACTAAGCTAACATGGATTTGTGCTTCACTAAAACGTCTAAAATTGATATGCATTCTTGGATTTCCTGTTGTGTTGATTTATATAAAACCCACAATTACCTATGCACTGGCGGGGTTATGAAACCTCGCCAGCAAGGGGAGTGTGATGTTGTCATTCATTGAAATGTCAACATAATTTTCGGTTTCACCATATTTTCTGTAATGCAAAAGTGCTTGCTTAACTATCCAAACGCTATTATACTATCAAAACAGTATAATGAAAGCAATGTTTTTTCAAGGGCTGAAAG
The Candidatus Poribacteria bacterium genome window above contains:
- a CDS encoding TAXI family TRAP transporter solute-binding subunit, which produces MHINFRRFSEAQIHVSLVGTIALLLVIAFSSCERIQKPLMTTDTQDASQTTALTILGGSLGGSFSPFATAVRDIVTQREPQLEISVETSPGSVENTRRVNENSAAFGVAFASESHLGYHGQEVFAEEGAKTNIRAVTLLYIAYAQTTVLANSDIHQFEDLVGKKIANGRMGSGSAQTMERLAKSVGIWDQIIPVYKSSNEGAAALQTGEADAFQMLVSVPNDAMAQLAATNEIRMLDMDAPAQASGFYEQYPFYLSGTLPEGAYGGKVAPVNTLLMPTLLIAHKDIPAEIIYAILQHVYTSEGLQAMQDATGGAAADIITVENAPEVFVIPLHLGAYQFWNERGLSIPTYAMSVD